In Oncorhynchus nerka isolate Pitt River unplaced genomic scaffold, Oner_Uvic_2.0 unplaced_scaffold_1448, whole genome shotgun sequence, the genomic window aggacttatgtaaaagtcaggatggaaataaacttttcataaacccttaaaacattggaaagaacttccAAAACAACTATATTAttttgcgtgggttgtattaacaacatcaatgattacacacacatatatataataatatcacaatgagttctggttcctccagaaatgtcctgtacctcgggcctaaaaagagtccTGCCCGGTAGAGTTCAGGGAACTCAAGTGACTTctgtcacgcaatgtttgtcctTTCATTCCgtgtagcgtaaacccagtattaaACATAGAATCAATATAACAATTATTTTACCACAGAACTTTAATAAAGCGTATCAACTCTTactaagtcctcaactacaactaactacataaatcacagtatacatcacatcaaaacaaatgaaataccgtatacaaaaaggtggtagtcagtcggtcagtcagacaatccaaaGGACACGAAGAACGGAGAGGTGTAGTCCACGGAcgcaaagagtggatccgatcctggataaactctattaggctacaaaacacacgtttaacggcaacaaaacaacggaatagagaagcttcggaactgagggttgaacacatcctcattcacgtctccatcacaaccccacttttgcgcagctgatgctggctatttaattgggaattaaagggaaagcgccctattggaaggagctgcactgagacggttcagaaaaattcagggccgtcacagtgtgagtccagtgtgtttcagtgttcagtgagATCAGTGTCCAATCTGAGTAAatctctcaatgacacacacattctggacacacacacactggacacacacactggactcacgtacacacacacactctggacacacacacacactggatacacacacactggacacacacacactggacacacacaaacacacacaggacacacacacacacacaggacttacaaacacacacacacatacacatacacatacaagcactggacacacacacacactggacacacacacacactggacacacacacacactggacacatactggacacacacacacgtatatggCATATATCAAGcgaatgtttgtctgtgtgtgtgtccagtgtgtgtctgtgtgtgtccagtgtgtgtcatgtgtgtgtgtcctgtgtgtgtgtgtccagtgtgtgtgtgtgtccagtgtgtgtgtgtgtgtgtgtgtgagtgagttcaggtgtatccctcaatgactgtctgttcttctgcttaccgctacagtgtggaacatggtggagagaacagaatgaaacctgggcttagaaaatgtgagtgttgactactgtgaagaatatgactaagaataagtcttaattcaagttaagtcaaagtcaaagaccaccatcattactgacttggtcatattaaataaTGATGATGCATACAGGTATGTGCAATTAATGtgaataagtgtgttttatattaccatacaatataacatatgatcattcaacaagtctcaagttaccttaacttctccttttgatacctagaaacatctacaataaatgaattagtgaaaagtgagttaacattctaatgtgaatgatgatgatttctaatattgtgtctggtttcatccatcagatggctgtgatctcacactggacccaaacacagtaaacagacacctctctctgtctgaggagaacagaaaggtgacatggaggacagaggagcagccgtatcctgatcacccagagagatttgaggactggggacaggtgctgtgtagagagggtctgactgggcgctgtttctgggaggtagagtggagtgggagaAGGGCCTGTAttggagtgacatataaaggaatcaacaggagaggaggggttaatgactgttgtcttggatacaatgacaagtcctggagtctgtcCTGCTCTGACAACAGTTACAGAGCCAGGCACAATAATAAAcccactaccatagacgtccACCCCTCCAGaccccacagagtaggagtgtatctggactggccagccggcactctgtccttctatagagcctactctgacacactgacccacctgaacacattcacctccacattcactgagcccctctatccagggtttggGGTTTATGATGAATCCACAGTGTCCCTGAAATAATAACACACTGaacgatcacacacacacacacactggacacacactagacacacacacactggacacaaacacactggacacacacacactggacacacacacactggacacacacacactggacacacacacactggacacacacacacactggacacacacacactggacacaaacacactggacacaaacacacacacacacacacacacacatacacacacacattgacacacacacactgttgggtTAATTTTATTGTTCAGTTTAATAAAAATATCAGTTGTAAATGTTTTATGTTTGATATGATGTTAGTAACACTCTGAAGTCATTCCATCTGTAATTGGTCGGAAGTGAGAGAATGAACTTGATAAAAACGGAGTcgtttaataaaaataaaatatacaaaAATAATCAAAAGTTGGTACAAAACCAACATAACAATCGAACGAACATACAATCAGCGACAATAACAAAACTCGTCAAACACATAACGAACATACAATCAAAaaatcaccgacaaggacatgaggggaaacagagggttaaatacacaacatgtaattgatgggaaagcaggtgtgatgtgaaacaaggcaaaacaaatggaaaatgaaaaatggatggCTCGAAGGTCAGTGACGTCGCCGCCTAACACCGCCCAAACAAGGCGGAAGTCGTGTTAAAGCTCTAAAGTGACTTTTTATTGACAGATGCCTCATTTAAATGTTTTGGATGTTGATGAAAGGAAatcctatttacatttacatttaagtcatttagcagacgctcttatccagagcgacttacaatccTATATAGCCTACTGGTCAGGACTTTGTTATGACATCTTCTGATTGGGTGTCTCAGGTCAGGACTTTGTTATGACATCTTCTGATTGGGTGTCTCAGGTCAGGACTTTTTATGACATCTTCTGATTGGGTGTCTCAGGTCAGGACTTTGTTATGGCATCTTCTGATTGGGTGTCTCCGGTCAGGACTTTGTTATGACATCTTCTGATTGGGTGTCTCAGGTCAGGACTTTGTTATGGCATCTTCTGATTGGGTGTCTCAGGTCAGGACTTTGTTATGGCATCTTCTGATTGGTTGTCTCAGGTCAGGACTTTGTTATGACATCTTCTGATTGGGTGTCTCAGGTCAGGACTTTGTTATGACATCTTCTGATTGGGTGTCTCTGGTCAGGACTTTGTTATGACATCTTCTGATTGGTTGTCTCAGGTCAGGACTTTGTTATGACATCTTCTGATTGGTTGTCTCAGGTCAGGACTTTGTTATGACATCTTCTGATTGGTTGTCTCAGGTCAGGACTTTGTTATGACATCTTCTGTTTGGGTGTCTCAGGTCAGGTCTGAGCCATGATCAGAAtgtgtctctgtctatttccAGCCCTGCCATTTCTACCTGTCCTGATCTAGTGTTTGACCCCTGACCTCCTCACAACGTCTCACTGTCCATGTTTGCTTTTAGCTCCCACCTCtacttcactgtgttataatggACCTTATGCTTGTTATGTCACCTCCAACCAGGTATCAAACATACTGACCTTTCTGACCCTGTCCCATGGTCCTACTTTCTAGAACTGAACATTTAAAGTCCTCTGAGTTTTGTTTACTGTCCATTTTACTTATGTATGATGTATTTGTTGTGTATTGGGGTTCTGGCGCAGAGCATCATGGGGGTTTGTATGTGTTGAGATGATCACGTTCCAGATAAATGGTTGAACTGATTCTTGTCTCCAGTCTCATCATTATTGAATTGTTATACAGACCTGGTTATGAAACCCACAAAACATAACGAAAGATTGGCGATGAGTCTGAATCTacaggtgtcacgttctgacctttatttcctttgttttgtcattatttagtatggtcagggcgtgagttgggtgggcagtctatgtttgtttttctatgttttggggtattcctgttgtttcggcctagtatggttctcaatcagaggcaggtgtcattagttgtctctgattgagaatgatacttaggtagcctgggtttcactgtgtgtttgtgggtgattgttcctgttttgcaccagatagggctgtttttggttttccacgtttattgttttgtagtgttcatgtttatctgtttttattaaacatgagtcaatataaccacgctgcgttttggtcctcctctacttcaccacaggaaaaccctgacaACAGGAACTATTCTGTCTGGAAGAAGTTGGTTTTTAAAACTGTTTAAAACTGTTATTTTCTGTGGTTCAGTCTAGGCTCATGTTAACACAGTGTATTACTAGCAGAGACAAGTGcatagtggagctaacagagagagttaacatcatcatggagggaagtggagctaacagagagagttaacatcatcatggaaggaagtggagctaacagagagagttaacatcatcatggagggaagtggagctaacagagagagttaacatcatcatggagggaagtggagctaacagagagagttaacatcatcatggagggaagtggagctaacagagagagttaacatcatcatggagggaagtggagctaacagagagagttaacatcatcatggaggaagtggagctaacagagagagttaacatcatcatggatggaagtggagctaacagagagagttaacatcatcatggagggaagtggagctaacagagagagttaacatcatcatggaggaagtggagctaacagagagagttaacatcatcatggagggaagtggagctaacagagagagttaacatcatcatggagggaagtggggctaacagagagagttaacatcatcatggagggaagtggagctaacagagagagttaacatcatcatgaaaggaagtggagctaacagagagagttaacatcatcatggagggaagtggagctaacagagagagttaacatcatcatggagggaagtggagctaacagagagagttaacatcatcatggagggaagtggagcaaacagagagagttaacatcatcatggagggaagtggagctaacagagagagttaacatcatcatggagggaagtggagctaacagagagttaacatcatcatggagggaagtggagctaacagagagagttaacatcatcatggagggaggtggagctaacagagagagttaacatcatcatggagggaagtggagctaacagagagttaacatcatcatggagggaagtggagctaacagagagagttaacatcatcatggaaggaagtggagctaacagagagagttaacatcatcatggagggaagtggagctaacagagagagttaacatcatcatggagggaagtggagctaacagagagagttaacatcatcatggagggaagtggagctaacagagagagttaacatcatcatggagggaagtggagctaacagagagagttaacatcatcatggagggaagtggagctaacagagagagttaacatcatcatggatggaagtggagctaacagagagagttaacatcatcatggagggaagtggagctaacagagagagttaacatcatcatggagggaagtggagctaacagagagagttaacatcatcatggagggaagtggagctaacagagagagttaacatcatcatggagggaagtggggctaacagagagagttaacatcatcatggagggaagtggagctaacagagagagttaacatcatcatgaaaggaagtggagctaacagagagagttaacatcatcatggagggaagtggagctaacagagagagttaacatcatcatggagggaagtggagctaacagagagagttaacatcatcatggagggaagtggagcaaacagagagagttaacatcatcatggagggaagtggagctaacagagagagttaacatcatcatggagggaagtggagctaacagagagagttaacatcatcatggagggaagtggagctaacagagagagttaacatcatcgtggagggaggtggagctaacagagagagttaacatcatcatggagggaagtggagctaacagagagagttaacatcatcatgtagggaagtggagctaacagagagagttaacatcatcatggagggaagtggagctaacagagagagttaacatcatcatggagggaagtgcatagtggagctaacagagagagttaacatcatcatgaagggaagtggagctaacagagagagttaacatcatcatgaagggaagtggagctaacagagagagttaacatcatcatggagggaagtggagctaacatcatcatggagggaagtggagctaacagagagagttaacatcatcatgaagggaagtggagctaacagagagagttaacatcatcatgaagggaagtggagctaacagagagagttaacatcatcatggagggaagtggagctaacagagagagttaacatcatcacgAAGGGAAGTAgatagtggagctaacagagagagttaacatcatcatggagggaagtggagctaacagagagagttaacatcatcatggagggaagtggagctaacagagagagttaacatcatcatggagggaagtggagctaacagagagagttaacatcatcatggagggaagtggagctaacagagagagttaacatcatcatggagggaagtggagctaacagagagagttaacatcatcatggagggaagtggagctaacagagagagttaacatcatcatggagggaagtggagctaacagagagagttaacatcgtcatgaagggaagtggagctaacagagagagttaacatcatcatgaagggaagtggagctaacagagagagttaacatcatcatggagggaagtgcatAGTGgcgctaacagagagagttaacatcatcatggagggaagtggagcaaacagagagagttaacatcatcatgaaaggaagtggagctaacagagagagttaacatcatcgtggagggaagtggagctaacagagagagttaaaatcatcatggagggaagtggagctaccagagagagttaacatcatcatggagggaagtggagctaacagagagagttaacatcatcatggagggaagtggagctaacagagagagagttaacatcatcatggagggaagtggagctaacagagagagttaacatcatcatggagggaagtggagctaacagagagagttaacatcatcatgaagggaagtggagctaacagagagagttaacatcatcatgaagggaagtagatagtggagctaacagagagagttaacatcatcatggagggaagtggagctaacagagagagttaacatcatcatggagggaagtggagctaacagagagagttaacatcatcatggagggaagtggagctaacagagagagttaacatcatcatggagggaagtggagctaacagagagagttaacatcatcatggagggaagtggagctaacagagagagttaacatcatcatgaagggaagtggagctaacagagagagttaacatcatcatgaagggaa contains:
- the LOC135568611 gene encoding stonustoxin subunit beta-like; the protein is MTVCSSAYRYSVEHGGENRMKPGLRKYGCDLTLDPNTVNRHLSLSEENRKVTWRTEEQPYPDHPERFEDWGQVLCREGLTGRCFWEVEWSGRRACIGVTYKGINRRGGVNDCCLGYNDKSWSLSCSDNSYRARHNNKPTTIDVHPSRPHRVGVYLDWPAGTLSFYRAYSDTLTHLNTFTSTFTEPLYPGFGVYDESTVSLK